One Candidatus Bathyarchaeota archaeon genomic window, AGCACTTCCATGGAAGAGAGTTATTTTAACGTTTGAATAGTGATATATGTTCTTGTGTCTAAAACCCCGTCCACATTTGCCAGTTTCTTCAAGGCTATATCTAGATTTTCTTGTTGAATAACCAGAAGGGCGTCCACGTCACCTGCCACACGAAAGACACGTTGAATTGGGAATTGGAAAATTTCCTCATAAGCTTCCTTTCGTTTCAAAGGAGAGATTTTAAGAAAGACAAAAGCAGGATTTGCTGAGATTCCTAGAAGGGTTAAGCCTTTTTCGGTAACATCTATGAAACCTCTACCTGTACGAATGTAGCCTTGATCTCGAAGTTTGCGCAAGTGCACATTTAGGGCTTGGCGGCTTATCCCGAGCTGTGCCGCCAAATCGTTTTGCTTAATTCGCAAAGTGTAAGTCGTTATTATTTTACCCTTTTCGTAGAGCATACGAAGCAGCCGCACAGGACGCCCAGTGAGAACAACCTCCTCGGTCAAATAACTTCCACCTTGATTTTAGACAAGACAAAGCTTTACGATAGTAATGATTATTAAACTTATGCACAATGAAAATTAA contains:
- a CDS encoding Lrp/AsnC family transcriptional regulator gives rise to the protein MTEEVVLTGRPVRLLRMLYEKGKIITTYTLRIKQNDLAAQLGISRQALNVHLRKLRDQGYIRTGRGFIDVTEKGLTLLGISANPAFVFLKISPLKRKEAYEEIFQFPIQRVFRVAGDVDALLVIQQENLDIALKKLANVDGVLDTRTYITIQTLK